The nucleotide sequence GCCCGCACCGCCGCCCGCTCCTGCTCGGCAGTCACCTCGATGTAGCTCTGACTCGTCGCCAGACTCGCATGCCCCAACAGACGCATGATCTCCGGCGCGCTCGCCCCGTCCTCCGCCAACCGGGTCGCGAAGGTGTGCCGCAGCGCGTGCAGCCGCGCTCCCGGCGGCACCCGGTCGGTGATCCCGGCCCGCCGATAGCAGGACTCCACCAGATACTGCAGGCCACCTCGGCGCAGCGGCGCCCCCTGCCGGTCCACCAGCAGCACCGAGTCCGGCCCGACGGTACGGGCGCCGAACCGGCGACGCCGGCTCTCCAGGTAGTCCACGACCACCCGGTCGAGTTCCGGCTCCACCGGAATCAGCCGGGACCGGCTGCCCTTGCCGGTCACCTCGATCCGGCGCTCACCGTCCCGGCCGACCAGCGAACCCGTGCGCAATGCCAGCAGCTCGGCCAGGCGCAGCCCGGCGCAGAGTGCCAGGGCCAGCACCGCGAGGTCCCGCTCCGGCCACGGATCACGCTGCCGCCGGTCGGGCCGGGCCACCCCGTCCAACAACTGCTCCGGCGTGCGTTCGCCGCGCAGCGGTTTCGGTGGGGCAGGAGGCACCCGGGGCTTGTCGACGGCCGGCATCGGGTTGCCGCCGAGCACCTGCTCGGCCACCAGGAAGTCGAAGAAGCCGTTCCAGGTGGACCAGGCCCGGTAGATCGACGCGGCGGCCCGGGGAGCGGCGAACCTCGCGAACGCCGCGCGCAGCGACCGGGCGGTCAGGGCACTGACCGGCAGCGCCGGCAGGGGGAGGGGAGTGGCCAGGCCGTCGGCGACCAACCGGGCGACCGCCAGCAGATCCCGGCGGTACGCGGCCAGCGTGTGCGGGGACGGCTTGCGGGTGGCTCGGGAGATCAGGAACTGTTCGACCAGGGGGAGTAGTAGAAAGTCCTCTTTGTCCTGCATAACGAATATTATGCATGATTTAGGACGATCGAGCGATAGGCGATCTTGATCGGTCGCGACGGGCGACGATCTCCGGGTGGGAGAGAGGGGGTGTCCCACCCGGGGTCGCTGCGGCCGGTACGGAGCGCGGTCACTCCAGCGGCGCGCGGCTGTCGTCGGGGCGATCGTGGGGCGACTTCTGCCAGACCGAGACGTGCGCGCGACTCTCGCCGGTGAACGGCGTACGGTGCCAGTCGCTCCAGCGCCCGACCAGCCGCAACCCGGCCAGCCTCGCCATCAGGTCGAGTTCGGCGGGCCAGACGTAGCGGTGGGGCGAGGAGAACGTACGCAGCCGCTCGTCCAGCACCCAGTAGTGGCGCGAGTACGCCAGCTGCGCCGTCAGGTCGTACTCCTCGAAACCGAGGTGGGTCGGCGTGGCGGTGAAGACCCGTACGGTCTCACCGGGAGGCAACTGGCGAATCCCCGGGATGTAGTTCTCCACCACGAAACAGCCGCTGGGCTCCAGGTGCCGGGCGGCGTTGCCGAACGCCGCCACCTGCTCGTCCTGGCTGGTCAGGTTCGTGATCGTGTTGCGCACCAGGTACACGACGCGGAACGTCGCGTCGACCCGGGCGGTGGCCAGGTCGCCGACGGTGACACCGACGTCTCCGCCGCCGGGATGGGACCGGAGCTGGTCGACCATGGCGCGGGACAGCTCGATCCCGTGCACGGGCACGCCCCGGCGGGTAAGCGGCACCGCGAGGCGCCCGGTGCCGACGCCGAATTCGAGCGCCGGACCGGTGCCGGCCAGCTCGGCCAGGAAATCGACGGCCGGGTCGACGACGGCGGGGTCGAACAGCTCCGGCCAGAGCGTCTCGTACCGCTGCGCGATCCACTCGTCGAAGAAGGTCTCGGCCATACCGCGAAGCGTCGCTCCGACCATCCGGCGCCGCCACCGATTTCCCGCCCGCCGTGCCCCGGTCGGGGCGGCCCGAAGTTGGCAGGTTGACATAATGTACATTATCGACCTCGCGTTATCGCTGTCGAGCGAGGGCTTCCCGGCGGCTCGGCCGCCCCGACGACAGCCTCCGACTCGACGGCCGCTGTCGCTTCGGTCGCGCCGCCTGGACGCACGTCGCCGACCAGTGGCGACCACCGTCGGGATTGCCGGCGGCCTCTCGGTGGCCTCGTGTCCCGCGTGCCGCCGAGGGTCCTCATGGGTGCGCCGTTCGGCGTCGAACACGTGTGCTCCCCCCTGTGGCGGTGGCTTTCGTGCGGCCCTGTTATGCAACCGGCGGTTGCGCGTCGCTGAGTGGATCGGCTAGCGTGATGTGCAACCAAACGTTGCGGAAAGGTGGCAGACATGGAGTTCGGAACGATCGAGCGGGAGATCCACGTCGACGCGGCACCCGAGGTCGTCTTCGACGTGGTCAGCAGTCCCGAGCATCTGCGCGAGTGGTGGCCGGACGAGGCGGAGTACCCGGCGGTGCCCGGCGGTGCGGGCCGGATCGGCTTCGGGGACTTCTCGCCGGACGGGACCTGGGTGCAGTTCGCGGTCGTCGACGCCGTACCGCCGCGGCTCTTCTCCTTCCGGTGGACGCACGACGAGGGGCAGCGTGCCGTGCCGGGCAATTCGCTGCTGGTCGTCTTCGAACTGGAGCCGGCGGATGGTGGGACGCGGCTGCGGATGACCGAGAGCGGCTTCCGGGAGCGCGGCTGGGACGAGGCGAAGGCCGCCGCCGAGTACGCCGATCATGTCACCGGCTGGGACTTCTACCTGCCGCGACTGCCGGTGTACGCGGCACGGGTCGGTGCGGGCGCCCGACGGTGAGGGTGGACGACGACCTCTGGTCGGCGGTCGGCGACCCGATCCGGCGTCGGATGCTCGACCTGCTGCTCAGTGCGGGCGGCGGGACGGCGACCAGCCTGAGCGAGCGGTTGCCGGTGACCCGGCAGGCGGTGGCGAAGCATCTGGTCGTCCTCGACCGGGTGGGTCTGGTGCGGGCCAGCACCGTCGGCCGGGAGCGGCAGTTCCGGGTCGACCAGGCCCAGCTCGCCCGTGCTGTCGCCCAGCTCGCCGAGGTGGGGACCGCCTGGGACGCCCGGCTGCGCCGGATCAGGCGCATCGCGGAGGCGGTACAGCGCGACCGGGACCCGGATGGGGACGGGACAGCGGACGGGGACCGGTCGGCAGAAGGGGGATGACTCGCTGCGCACCCGGTCGGCTCCGCCGGTGCCGGTGCCGGTGCCGGCCGCGACCGGCACGGCGACGGGGGCCCGTCCGGGCACCGCGAACGGCGGTGCCCGGACGGGGATCGTCCGGGGTGACGGCGGTCAGCGGCCGACGTAGGCGGCGAGGTGCTGGCCGGTGAGGGTGGTACGGGCGGCGACCAGGTCGGCGGGGGTGCCTTCGAAGACGACCTGGCCGCCGTCGTGGCCGGCGCCGGGGCCGAGGTCGACGATCCAGTCGGCGTGCGCCATGACCGCCTGGTGGTGTTCGATGACGATCACCGACTTGCCGGAGTCGACGAGCCGGTCGAGCAGGCCGAGCAGTTGTTCGACGTCGGCGAGGTGCAGGCCGGTGGTCGGTTCGTCGAGGATGTAGGTGCCGCCCTTGCTGCCCATGTGGGTGGCGAGTTTGAGCCGCTGCCGCTCGCCGCCGGAGAGGGTGGTGAGGGGTTGGCCGAGGCTGAGGTAGCCGAGTCCGACGTCGGCGAGCCGGTCGAGGATGCTGTGCGCGGCGGGTGTCTTCGCGTCGCCGGTGCCGAAGAACTCCTCGGCTTCGGTGACCGACATCGCGAGTACTTCGGCGATGTTGCGGCCGCCGAGGGTGTATTCGAGTACGGAGGCCTGGAACCGCCTGCCTTCGCATTCCTCGCAGGTGGATTCGACGGTGGCCATGACGCCGAGGTCGGTGTAGATCACCCCGGCGCCGTTGCAGGTGGGGCAGGCGCCTTCGGAGTTGGCGCTGAACAGGGCCGGCTTGACGCCGTTGGTCTTGGCGAACGCCTTGCGGATCGGGTCTAGCAGTCCGGTGTAGGTGGCCGGGTTGCTGCGCCGTGAGCCGCGGATGGCGACCTGGTCGATCGAGATGACCCCGTCGCGGCCGGCGACGGAGCCGTGGATGAGTGAGCTCTTGCCGGAGCCGGCGACGCCGGTGACGACGCAGAGCACTCCGGTCGGGATGTCGACGTCGACGTCGCGCAGGTTGTGGGTGGCGGCGCCGCGGATCTCCAGTTTGCCGGTGGGGGTGCGTACGGTTTTCTTGAGGGTGGCGCGGTCGTCGAGGTGTCGGCCGGTGACGGTGTCGCTGCGGCGTAGTCCGTCGACGGTGCCTTCGAAGCAGACGGTGCCGCCGTTGGTGCCGGCGCCGGGGCCGAGGTCGACGACGTGGTCGGCGATGGCGATCGTCTCGGGTTTGTGTTCCACGACGAGTACGGTGTTGCCCTTGTCCCGCAGGCGCAGCAGTAGGTCGTTCATCCGTTGGATGTCGTGCGGGTGCAGTCCGATCGTCGGTTCGTCGAAGACGTAGGTGACGTCGGTGAGGGCGCTGCCGAGGTGGCGGATCATCTTGGTGCGTTGCGCCTCTCCCCCGGACAGTGTGCCGGAGGGGCGGTCGAGGGAGAGGTATCCGAGTCCGATCTCGGCGAAGGAGTCGAGCAGGTGTTGCAGGCCGGCGAGGAGCGGGGCGACCGATGGTTCGTCGAGGTCGCGGATCCAGTCGGCCAGGTCGCTGATCTGCATGGCGCAGACGTCGGCGATGTTCTTACCCTTGATCTTCGAGGAGCGGGCTTCCTTGCTCAGCCGGGTGCCGGCGCATTCGGGGCAGGTGGTGAAGGTGATCGCCCGGTCGACGAAGGCGCGGATGTGCGGTTGGAGTGCGTCGACGTCCTTGGACAGGAACGACTTCTGGATCTTGGGGATCAGTCCTTCGTAGGTCAGGTTGATCCCGTCCACCTTGATCTTGGTGGGTTCCTTGTGCAGCAGGTCGTGCAGTTCCCGCTTGGTGTACTTGCTGATTGGCTTGTCCGGGTCGAAGAAGCCGCAGCCGCGGTAGATGCGGCCGTACCAGCCGTCCATGCTGTAGCCGGGGATGGTGAGGGCGCCCTCGTTGAGGGAGAGACTGTCGTCGTAGAGCGCGGTCAGGTCGAAGTCGGTGACCGAGCCCATCCCCTCGCAGCGCGGGCACATGCCGCCGAGCCGGGTGAAGGTCGCCTTCTCCGTCTTGGTCTTGCCGGCGCCGCGTTCCACGGTGATCGCACCGCTGGCCTTCACCGAGGGGACGTTGAACGAGTACGCGTTCGGCGAGCCGATGTGCGGGTCCCCGAGCCGGCTGAAGAGGATCCGCAGCATGGCGTTGGCGTCGGTCGCGGTGCCGACCGTGGAGCGGGGGTTGGCGCCCATCCGTTCCTGGTCGACGATGATCGCCGTCGTCAGCCCGTCGAGCAGGTCGACCTCGGGTCGGGACAGCGACGGCATGAAGCCCTGTAGGAAGGCGCTGTAGGTTTCGTTGATCAGCCGCTGTGACTCGGCGGCGATGGTGCCGAACACGAGTGAGCTCTTGCCGGAGCCGGAGACGCCGGTGAAGACCGTCAGCCGGCGCTTCGGGATCTCGACGTCGACGTCCTTGAGGTTGTTCTCCCGGGCGCCCTGTACCCGGATCAGGTCGTGACTGTCGGCGGCGTACGGGGCCGACGCCCCGGTCTCGGTGGCCATGCTTATCGAATCTCCATCGGGCTCTGCGGTCGGGATCGGTGGTGGTCGTCCTGGACGCCCCGGTCAGCCGATCTGGTTGATCCGGATCAGGTTGCCGGTGGGGTCCCGGAAGGCGCAGTCGCGGATGCCGTACGGCTGGTCGGTCGGCTCCTGGACGACGTCGGCGCCGCTGGCCTGGAGCCGGTCGAAGACGCCGTCGAGGTCGTGGGTGGCCAGGGTGATGGCAGTGTAGGTGCCCTTGGCGATCAGTTCGAGGATGGTGCGCCGCTCGTCGTCGGTGATGCCGGGGTCGGCGGCCGGCGGGTGCAGCACGATGGAGGTGCCCGGCTGTTCGACGGGGCCGACGGTGATCCACCGCATTCCGGAGTATCCGACGTCGTTGCGGACCTCGAAGCCGAGGACGTCGCGGTAGAAGCCCAGGGCGGCGTCCGGGTCTGTCTGCGGAAGGAAGGCCGAGTGAATGGTGATGTCCATGCCGGTCACGCTAGTTGTGGCCGCACGGGCCCCGCTTCTCGATTCCTGATCGGTCTGGTCACCTGTTTGGCCAGGCAGGACGGCAATTCGCCGGTCCCGTCCGCCACCCGGGCCCGGTAGGTGCTCGGCGGCATGCCGACCAGTTCGGTGAAGCGGGTGCTGAAGGTGCCCAGGGAGGAGCAGCCGACCGTGAAACAGACTTCGGTGACGCTGAGGTCGCCGCGGCGCAGCAGCGCCATCGCGCGCTCGATGCGCCGGGTCATCAGGTACGAGTAGGGCGACTCCCCGTAGGCCTGCCGGAACTGGCGGCTGAGGTGGCCGGCGGACATGTTCACGCCCCGGGCCAGCGCCTCGACGTCCAGCGGCCGTGCGTGCTCCCGGTCGATGCGGTCGCGGACGCGGCGCAGCCGGGCCAGGTGCCGCAGGTGCTGTTCGGCGGAGGTGCTGGTCACCTGGGCGATGGTGCCATGTCGTGGCAGGGGTTGCCCAGGTGGCGGCTGCCGGTCGTCGGGTTTGTACCTGTGACCTGCTGTCCGGTGCCGTTTCCGCGTTCTGTCCGAACCGCGGGATTCCGGCTGGCCGGTCAGCGGCCACCGGCGACGCGGAGCACGGTGCCGGTGGTGTAGCTGGCGCCGGGGCCGAGCAGCCAGGTGATCGCGGCGGCGACCTCGTCGGGTTCGCCGGCCCGGCCCAGCGGGATGGCGGCGGCGGCCTGGTCCGGCCGGTCCGGTTGACCGGAGCGGGCGTGGATCTCGGTGCGGATGATGCCGGGGGCGACGGCGTTGACCCGGATGCCGCGCGGGCCGAGTTCCTTGGCCAGGCCGACGGTCAGGGTGTCGGTGGCGGCCTTGACCGCGGCGTAGTGCACGTACTCGCCGGGGCTGCCGAGGGTGGCGGCGCCGGAGGAGACGTTGACGATGGCGCCGCCGGGACGCATCCGGCGGGCGGCCTGTTGGGCGCAGAGGACGTACCCGATCAGGTTGACGTCGACGACGTGCCGCAGGTCGTCGACGGTGAGCTCGGTGAACGGGCCGATCGGGCTGGTGACGCCGGCGTTGTTGACCAGGCCGGTCAGCTCGCCGAGTTCGCCGGCCCGGTCGAAGAGCCGGGTCACCTGGTCGGGGTCGGTGGTGTCGGCGCGGACGGCGAGGCAGCGGCGTCCGGCGGCGGTGACGTCCCGGACCACCTCGTCGGCGGCGGTGCCGTCGCTTCGGTAGCAGAAGACCAGGTCGTGCCCTTCGGCGGCGAGCTGGCGCACGGTCGCGGCGCCGATCCCCCGGCTGCCGCCGGTCACCACCGTCAGTGGAGTCACGCGTCGTCTCCCTCGCTCGTCGCGTCGCGTCGTCGGGCCGTCCGGTGCCCCGGGGGTCCGGTAGCAGGCGATCCTGCCAGGCGCGGGCCGGTCGGGGCGGATCGGGGCCGGCCGGTACGCTCCCCCGGTTCTGTTGATCTCGGATCGGTGTGTCCGTCTCGACGTTGTCGGGCCGGCCTGGTAGTAAGTCAGAAATCAAACAGGTGTACGGAAGAGGGGTTCGATGGCTGCCGCGCGTACCGCCGACCAGGGGTTGTCCACCGAGGAGTTGCAGCAGATCAGGGACGCGTTGGCGGGCGGTCGCAAGCCGAAGGTGGTGTTCACCGAGGCTGCTGGGCAGATCGCCGGTCAGCTCGGTCAGGTGGTGGAGTTGACCGATCCGGAGGTCTCCGAGGAGTGGGTGGTGGTCCGGTTCGGCCGCGACGAGTTGCCGTTCTCCCCGACCGACCTGGCGATCGCGCCGAAGGGTGCGACGGGGCGGCGGGCGCCGGCCCGGTCCGAGCCGGAGCCGGTCGCCGAACCAGAGTTCAAGATTGTCCGGGAGCCGGTTCCGGTACCCCGCAAGGAGGCAGCAGTGACCGCAGTGGACACGCCCCCGGCCAGCCCGGCGGGCGGCGAGGGCGAGCCGAAGCCGGTCCGGCGGGCGGCCAAGGCGACGAAACCGAAGGGTCCGGCCGGCCTGACGGTGACGTTGACGTACGCCGACGGCGAGTGGACGCTGGCGGCGGCTCAGGGTACGAAGTCGCTGGCCAAGCCGTACATGATCAAGCCGGCCGAGGCGTTGAAGATGATCGCGCTGATCGACGTACCCGGGGTGCACGAGGCGGTCGAGCAGATCATGGCGGTGGAGCGGCGGGAGGCCGAGCAGCAGGCGGAGAAGCTGCGGGCCGAGCTGGCGGAGATCGAGGCGCGGCTGGCGGAACTGCGCGACGCGGGCTGAGCCGCGCCCCGGGCCGGGGTGCGGAGCCGGCCGCGGCTGCGGGCCGGGCCGCCGGCCGCGATCCGGCGAGGGGCGCGGGGGCGGATCGTCGCCGGTCCGGTGCGGCGGGTCGCCCGGGACCGGGCGGGTTGGTACGCTCGGCCCGGACCGTGACTGGCGTGCTCGGGATGGGGTCAACCATCGGGAAGCGGTCCCGTCGAGTGACGTGTGCCGTGCGCCTGGGCCGATTTTCCCGCCCAGGAGGTTCGCATGGCAGATCAGCTGTCCCAGCCCGTTGCCCAGCCCGGTTCGGCACAGGTGTCCCCGCTCGGCACCAAGTCGGTCGCGTTCCGCGCGGCGCTCGACGTGGTGCGTGCGGTGGAGCCCCGGATCGCCGACGCGATCGGTACGCCTCCCCGGCGGTACTGCTGGCGATGGGCAACTGGTTCAGCGACAAGTACGCCGAGGGCACGGTCGGGCGCCGGTTCTACGCCGGCTGCCGCAACGTCGACACGGTGGAGTCGGTGGCGGCCGAACATGCCCGGGAGCTGTTCGGGGCGGCGCACGCGTACGTGCAGCCGCACTCCGGGATCGACGCGAACCTGGTGGCGTTCTGGGCGGTGCTCGCCGACCGGGTGGAGGCGCCGGCCCTGCGCCGGGCCGGGGTCCGGCAGGTCAACGAGCTGACCGAGGCCGACTGGGCGGTGCTCCGGCGGGAGCTGGGCGACCAGCGGATGCTGGGCATGTCGTTGGACGCGGGCGGGCACCTGACGCACGGGTTCCGGCCGAACATCTCCGGCAAGATGTTCGACCAGCGCAGTTACGGCACCGACCCGGGTTGCTGGACTACGCCGAGGTGCGCCGGATCGCCCACCAGTTCCGGCCGCTGATCCTGATGGCCGGCTACAGAGGTTGAAAGGCTGACGTCCTTCGACGTGTTCGCGTGATCTGCGTCGATGGTTTGGGTAGGTCGGGGTGATGAGGTATCCGGCTGGTGGTGGCATGAACGCGGCAGCCCGGGTCCGGCGTGAGAAGGTCCGGATCCAGGCCGCGACGATGTTCGAGGAGTCCAAAACGACGACGAAGATCGCTTCTGAACTGCGGGTTTCCGAGAAGTCCGTCCGTGAGTGGCGACGTAGGTGGGTAGCCGGCGGAACGAACGCCCTGGCATCGACCGGGCCGGGCGGCTCGGACTGCAAACTCTCCGCCGAGCAGCGCAAAGAACTCACGGAGATGCTCGATGAAGGTCCTCTGGCCCACGGCTGGCCCGACGCCCGGTGGACGCTGGCCCGGGTCGCCGAGGTCATCGAACGCCGTTTCGCGGTCGGCTACACCCTGCGCGGGGTGTCCTATCTACTGCACCGCCTGGGCTACAGCCAGCAGGTCCCGACCCGTCGGGCGGTCGAACGTGACCCGGAGGCGATCGCGACCTGGCACCGTAGGCGGTGGCCGTCGGTAAGAGATTAGCCGCAGCCCGCGGCGCCTGGATCTGCTTCCAGGACGAGGCAGGACAGGTCCTCCGCCCACCGGTGAGCAGGACCTGGGCCCGACGCGGACACACACCCGTCGTCAAGGTGTCCGGCAAGGGCTCCGGCCGGATCTCGATCGCCGGCCTGGTCTGCCTCAAGCCCGGACAACGAGGCCGGCTCATGTGGCGCACCCGGCTACACCGAGGCCGCGCCGGCGAACGCGGCAGCTTCAGCAAGGACGACTACATCGCCTTCCTCGACCAGGCCCACCGACGCCTCCAGGCGCCGATCGTGCTGATCTGGGACAACCTCAACGTGCACGTCAGCCGCCGCATGCACGCCCTGATCGCCGCCCGGACCTGGCTGACCGTGATCCGGCTACCCGCCTACGCACCCGACCTCAACCCCACCGAGGGTGTCTGGCGCTGGATGAAACGCGGCCTGACCAACATCGCCGCCAACGGCGTCGACCACCTCGCCGACCTGGTCAGACAACGACTACGAGCCTGCCAGCACCAGACCGATCTCCTCGCCGGCTTCTTCGCCAACACCGGCATGACCCTCGACCCCGAACCACCGTGACGACCCGAACGTCAGCCTTTCAAGCTCTGTATTCGGCGTATCCGCGGCGGGTGAACTTCCGGCTGATGCGGGAGATCGCCGACGAGGTCGGCGCGACGCTGATGGTCGACATGGCGCACTTCGCCGGCCTGGTCGCCGGGAAGGTGTTCGCCGGTGACTTCGACCCGGTGCCGCACGCCCACCTGGTGACGTCGACGACGCACAAGTCGCTGCGGGGTCCGCGCGGCGGAATGGTGTTGTGCGGGCCGGAGCTGGCCGGCCAGGTCGACCGGGGCTGCCCGATGGTGCTCGGTGGACCGCTGCCGCACGTGATGGCGGGCAAGGCGGTCGCGTTGGCGGAGGCCCGGCGGCCGGAGTTCGCCGCGTACGCGGAACAGGTGTTGACGGCCCTTGACGCCTGATCTTGTAAAAAACGGCGGTAGCTGACCGCATTTCTCTTGCCCGGCGACGACCCTCACCGGCTGCTGGCCGAGGACGACTTGGAATCAGGATTGGACGGTGGTGTCAGGTGTCAGCCAGCCCCGGGCCGGTTTGGTGAGCCTGAGCCCTCTGTGTCGTTGTCCGCAGGTCAGGAGTAGTCGGTCATCTGGCGTTGTCTTGGAGCGGCAGGTGCCGGTACACGCTGGCTCGGGAGACGCCGAGGGCCTTGGCGATCTGGGTGGGGCTTTCCCCGTTGGCGTGGCGGGCTCGGGCGGCGGCCAGCTTGTCTGGGTCCATGACGATGGGTCGGCCACCGGTGCGGCCTTGGGCGCGGGCGGCGGCCAGGCCGGCCACGGTCCGTTGGTGGATCATGTGTCGTTCGAGTTCGGCGAAGGCGGCCATCATGGTGAAGAAGAACTTGCCTTCCCCGGTGGGGTGGTAGCTGCCGGCGAGTGTGCCGGTGAGGATGCGCACGCCGATGCCGCGTTCGTGTAGGTCCTCGGCGATGGTCAGGACGTCTTTGACCGAGCGGCCGAGGCGGTCGAGTTTCCAGACGCATAGCGTGTCGCCGGGTCGGAGGTAGTCCAGTGCCGCGGCGAGGCCGGGGCGGTCGGTGGCGCGGGTGGAGATTTTCTCCTCGAAGATGCGGCCGCAGCCGGCCTCGGAGAGGGCGTCGCGTTGGAGTTGGAGGTCTTGGCCGTCGGTGGACACGCGGGCCAGGCCGACAAGGTTGTGATGGGTGCTCGCTACGGCGGTTACTGTCGCAGAACCCGTCTCACAAGTCCAGTGTCACGACCGATGTTGTGAGACGGGTTGTGGACGCAGTTTCGGTGGTCTTGGTGATCGCCGGGCGACCGTCTCAAATTCCTTCGTTTCTGGCCAAGATCAGGTTGACGTCTCGGCGCTGCAGGCCAAGACCCGATCAAGATCGGGCCACTGAACGGGCCTCGGACACACACGGAGAGTCGCCAGCTTCGACAGCGGGTTACGAGCGGATTGCGGCAGATGTGCGCGCCTGACCTCGGTTGACGAGTGCCTGCATTGGAAGATGTACCGTGCGTCGGCGAGTAGCCGTGTCAGCCGGGGAGGGCCCCCAGTCCAGCGAGTAACTCGTCTTTTTCCCGGGGTGACAGTGCCTCGTAGATGGGTTCGTCTCGCCGGTTGGTTTCGTCCTCGATGGTCTGCCGCCGCGGGTCGTTCGGGGGCATCGCCTGCAACTGGGCGAGAGTGAGTCCGGCTGCGGTCCAGGCCGCTCGGTGCGCGTCACCCCGGTGATGGCGCAGCGCGCCGAGCCGCGAGGTCAGACGCAGCGGGGCAGAGGCGTTCGCTGGCTCGTGCACCGGAGCCATCGCTCGAAAGGCCGGGCCACCGGTTGCGCGGCCCGCTTTCAGGAGACGACCAACGAGGTCTGCTAGCCGGGGAACCACGGCCAGGCCGGGCATCGTATCGATCAGCTTTCGATCCCAGAATTCCGCGGCCCAGTCCCCGTAGGCACGCTGCACCGCCAGCGCGACATCTCGGCCGCGCTCGGTCAGCCGCCAGGCGCCGTTGGCATCGACCTCTGCTATGCCCTGTTCGAGCTCGTCGGTCATGTCGGACCCGGAGTAGGTGGTTGCCGCTGCGAAACTGTCAGCGGCCATGGGCCTGGCCAGCAACCCGAAGTAGAAACTGCTCTCAAAACCGGGCCGAACCTGATACTGGTCGTAGACCGCCTGTATGCGCTCTCGCCCGGTACTCCGAACCCCTACGTACACCCGGTCGATCACCGGCCGGATCAGCGCCGCGTAACTCATGCCACCTCGGTCCTGCTCGTAGCGATCGAAAGCCCGAGAGTAGATCATCGACGCGCACCACCGACCCGGGTTCCACAGATAATCGGGGTCCTGTGACACGTCCGCCGGTCCTCTCGCTGGTCAGAGCGTTGCGGTCTAGTGGAAAGTCCGAAAATCCCTAGTGACACGGTTGGCGTGATCATCTGTTGTGACGTGGGACTTCCTTTTGATCTACTAGCGGCCGGATCGCTAGGGTCGCTGATCGTGTATGTGAAGCGTTCGACCCGGCGGATGGCGGACGGTCAGGCGGTGGGCTGTCTGCAACTGGCCCACAACGAGTGGGACCCGGTGGCGAAGGTGTCGCGGACGAAGGTGCTGTACTCCTTCGGCCGAGAGGACCAGTTGGACGTCGCGGGGATCCGGCGGCTGGTCGCGGCGCTGTGCCGGCTGTTGGAGCCGGGCCAGGCGTTGGCGGCGACCACCTCGGCGGACCTGCGGTTCATCGACTCCCGCGCGTTGGGCGGGGCGTACGCGTTGGACGGACTGTGGCGTGCTCTAGGGGTCGACGCGGCGGTGCGGCGGCTGCTGACCGACACGCGGATGGAGCCGCGGGTTGAGCGGATCTTGTTCGCGCTCGTGGCCAACCGCGCCCTCGCACCGTCGTCCAAGCTGGCCGCGACCCGCTGGATCGAGCACGACGTGGTGATCGACGGCCTGGACCTGCCCGTGGTCGACGAGTCCTGCTACCGGGCGATGGACTGGCTGATCAACGCCGAGCCGGTACTGGGGCGGATCGTGTTCGACAACACCGCCGACCTGCTGAACCTGGAGGTGGACCTGCTGTTCTTCGACACCACCTCCACCTACTTCGAGACCGCCGACGCCGACGTGCCGGTGGCCCGCGACGAGCGGGGCATGCCGGTCGGCGACGGCGAACCGGCGGTGAAGGAGACCGGGTTCCGGACCTGGGGCAAGTCGAAGGACTCCCGGGGCGACCTGCCGC is from Micromonospora sp. WMMD1102 and encodes:
- a CDS encoding SDR family oxidoreductase is translated as MTPLTVVTGGSRGIGAATVRQLAAEGHDLVFCYRSDGTAADEVVRDVTAAGRRCLAVRADTTDPDQVTRLFDRAGELGELTGLVNNAGVTSPIGPFTELTVDDLRHVVDVNLIGYVLCAQQAARRMRPGGAIVNVSSGAATLGSPGEYVHYAAVKAATDTLTVGLAKELGPRGIRVNAVAPGIIRTEIHARSGQPDRPDQAAAAIPLGRAGEPDEVAAAITWLLGPGASYTTGTVLRVAGGR
- a CDS encoding winged helix-turn-helix domain-containing protein, with the protein product MNAAARVRREKVRIQAATMFEESKTTTKIASELRVSEKSVREWRRRWVAGGTNALASTGPGGSDCKLSAEQRKELTEMLDEGPLAHGWPDARWTLARVAEVIERRFAVGYTLRGVSYLLHRLGYSQQVPTRRAVERDPEAIATWHRRRWPSVRD
- a CDS encoding transposase yields the protein MAVGKRLAAARGAWICFQDEAGQVLRPPVSRTWARRGHTPVVKVSGKGSGRISIAGLVCLKPGQRGRLMWRTRLHRGRAGERGSFSKDDYIAFLDQAHRRLQAPIVLIWDNLNVHVSRRMHALIAARTWLTVIRLPAYAPDLNPTEGVWRWMKRGLTNIAANGVDHLADLVRQRLRACQHQTDLLAGFFANTGMTLDPEPP
- a CDS encoding recombinase family protein, with protein sequence MARVSTDGQDLQLQRDALSEAGCGRIFEEKISTRATDRPGLAAALDYLRPGDTLCVWKLDRLGRSVKDVLTIAEDLHERGIGVRILTGTLAGSYHPTGEGKFFFTMMAAFAELERHMIHQRTVAGLAAARAQGRTGGRPIVMDPDKLAAARARHANGESPTQIAKALGVSRASVYRHLPLQDNAR